In the Euphorbia lathyris chromosome 5, ddEupLath1.1, whole genome shotgun sequence genome, one interval contains:
- the LOC136229631 gene encoding uncharacterized protein: MVERALNIVSSSASSSSLKDTDRHRIDSGRPIRFVYFDENDNLRLDSEAIDVLQRIKGPVAVVSIFGPARQGKSFIVNQILGKSSGFPISSTHQSCTKGLWMWSEPLKRIALDGTEYDLLLFDSGGINAYDHTGMHSAKMFTLAVLLSSMFIYNQVGLIDEAALDRLSLVTEMTKHIHVRASERNDSISEFEYFIPVFIWLLRDFYLDLVEDNTRITPHDYLKHALRPMLDGGKDIATKNQICESIRAIFPNQECFTLVRPLNNETELQHLDQVSLDKFRPEFQSGLDVFVKFVYERTRPKQVGGSAVTGPLLATITKFFLDVLNESSIPTISSSWQIRARDAFMEADSHCSEVIKSMEMKLQEACQVANARLEHVAEVLESLLSEYEASVHGPTKWQKLSLFLQKSLQGPILLHAKKLIDQFSSEKSSLLSKCCSNEDKIELLGKQLEASHKLQSEYQNRYDDAIQDFKKVSDQFKSRTIDLEQKNRIIEERCSSSLEMLDSAKQDSLLWERKYEQVNAETAVRRFGVCEETAKIAATAESSQLVLQEAYEWKEKYDTIVNESKAALEKAAEQARHKEEALIAKFTDSSAEKDKEIKEMATRIEDSERRLTSLTSDLKAVELKIEHYDLESSGLKLQIKELAEKHEFVKASNQSMEKEIKMLEEARIRLEEKYLSELKRFEEAQERFKVSDEEAKINKNIETTQPEGFSAQTVIAETMETGKEDLAGEADRSAASVDDAMLKIALLEATVRDKDQEIELLKKKCEQFLSFTPMLDAARTDANRMEESPSFQLESTQETKVEDSERRLTSLTSDLKAAESKIENYDLESSALKLQIKELAEKHEFVKASNQSMEKEIKMLEEARIRQEEKYLSELKKFEEAQERFKVSDEEPKINKNIETALPEGFSAQTVNAESMETGKEDLAGGADRSAASLDDAMSKIALLEAAVRDKDQEIELLKKNCEQFLSFTPMHDAAHTDANRMEESPFFQLESTQETPNFLKQELTPNNSEESAHCPGLRTYSGNKRSRLEFSDWQLTKAKTTSSLQRCTTTEGDSSFKVEELGDEFQDVVSSVDYTKLTVMKLRQELQEHGFGSELKKLKQPRKKDILSLYRTLMLKK; encoded by the exons ATGGTGGAACGGGCGCTGAACATTGTCTCCTCCTCTGCATCCTCATCTTCCTTGAAGGACACCGATCGCCATCGAATCGATTCAGGAAGGCCGATACGgtttgtgtattttgatgaaaATGACAACCTTAGGCTTGACTCAGAAGCCATTGACGTTCTTCAGCGAATTAAAGGACCTGTTGCCGTTGTCTCCATCTTTGGCCCTGCCCGTCAGGGTAAAAGCTTCATTGTGAACCAG ATTCTTGGGAAGAGCTCGGGGTTTCCGATATCATCAACCCATCAATCATGCACTAAGGGGCTTTGGATGTGGAGTGAACCTCTGAAAAGAATTGCACTTGATGGAACTGAATATGATCTTTTACTATTTGACAGTGGCGGAATCAATGCTTATGACCATACA GGGATGCATAGCGCTAAGATGTTTACATTGGCAGTCCTTCTATCAAGCATGTTTATCTACAACCAG GTAGGTCTAATTGATGAAGCTGCACTAGATCGTCTTTCTCTTGTCACTGAAATGACTAAGCATATTCATGTTAGAGCCTCTGAAAGAAATGACTCAATCTCTGAATTTGAATACTTCATCCCAGTCTTTATTTGGCTTTTACGG GATTTTTACTTAGATTTGGTGGAGGATAATACAAGAATAACACCGCATGATTACCTAAAACATGCACTGAGGCCAATGCTTGATGGTGGAAAGGATATTGCTACCAAAAACCAG ATTTGTGAGTCCATTCGagctatttttccaaatcaagaATGCTTCACTCTGGTCCGTCCCTTGAACAATGAAACTGAACTTCAACACCTTGACCAAGTCTCG CTAGACAAATTTCGGCCAGAATTTCAATCGGGGCTTGATGTTTTTGTGAAGTTCGTTTATGAGAGAACTAGGCCTAAGCAAGTAGGAGGTAGTGCTGTGACAGGACCACTTCTTGCTACTATCACAAAGTTTTTCCTTGATGTTCTTAATGAGAGCAGCATTCCTACAATATCTTCCTCTTGGCAG ATCCGTGCAAGAGATGCATTTATGGAGGCAGATTCACATTGTTCAGAAGTTATAAAAAGCATGGAAATGAAATTGCAAGAAGCTTGCCAAGTTGCTAACGCAAGGCTTGAGCATGTTGCTGAG GTTCTTGAAAGTCTTCTCTCAGAGTATGAAGCATCAGTTCATGGTCCAACAAAGTGGCAGAAGCTGTCCTTGTTTTTACAGAAGAG TTTGCAAGGTCCAATTCTCCTCCATGCTAAGAAGCTGATAGATCAGTTTTCATCAGAGAAGAGCTCACTCTTGTCTAAATGTTGCTCCAATGAAGATAAGATTGAACTGCTCGGTAAGCAGCTGGAAGCAAGTCATAAGTTGCAATCTGAATATCAAAACCGTTATGATGATGCTATACAAGACTTTAAGAAGGTCTCTGATCAATTTAAGAGCCGTACAATAGATCTGGAGCAAAAGAATCGGATAATAGAGGAGAGGTGTTCTAGTTCACTTGAAATGCTGGATTCCGCAAAGCAGGACTCGTTGCTATGGGAAAGAAAATATGAGCAGGTTAATGCCGAAACAGCTGTTCGAAGGTTTGGAGTTTGTGAAGAAACAGCGAAAATTGCTGCTACTGCTGAAAGTTCGCAGCTAGTTTTGCAAGAAGCATATGAATGGAAAGAGAAGTATGATACTATTGTTAATGAATCCAAGGCTGCACTAGAGAAGGCGGCTGAGCAAGCAAGACACAAAGAAGAAGCTTTGATAGCCAAGTTCACTGACAGTTCGGCAGAAAAG GACAAGGAAATTAAGGAGATGGCAACTAGGATTGAGGACTCGGAACGGAGATTAACCAGTTTGACATCAGACTTGAAG gCTGTTGAATTGAAGATAGAACACTATGATTTGGAGTCATCTGGTTTAAAGCTTCAAATCAAAGAGTTGGCTGAAAAGCATGAGTTTGTCAAAGCTTCTAATCAATCAATGGAGAAAGAAATTAAAATGCTGGAAGAGGCGAGAATCCGACTGGAAGAGAAGTACTTGTCTGAATTAAAAAGATTTGAAGAAGCACAAGAAAGATTCAAAGTTTCAGACGAGGAAGCgaagataaataaaaacattgaaacaactcaaccGGAAGGCTTCAGTGCTCAAACTGTGATTGCGGAGACCATGGAAACAGGAAAGGAGGATCTTGCAGGCGAAGCTGACAGGTCCGCTGCATCAGTGGATGATGCAATGTTGAAGATCGCGTTACTAGAAGCAACGGTCAGAGATAAAGATCAAGAAATCGAGTTGTTAAAGAAGAAGTGCGAGCAATTTTTAAGTTTCACTCCGATGCTTGATGCAGCACGTACAGACGCAAACAGAATGGAGGAATCACCTTCCTTCCAGCTAGAATCAACACAGGAAACTAAGGTTGAGGACTCGGAACGAAGATTAACCAGCTTGACATCAGACTTGAAG gCTGCTGAATCGAAGATAGAAAACTATGATTTGGAGTCATCTGCTTTAAAGCTTCAAATCAAAGAATTGGCTGAAAAGCATGAGTTTGTCAAAGCTTCTAATCAATCAATGGAGAAAGAAATTAAAATGCTGGAAGAGGCGAGAATCCGACAGGAAGAGAAGTACTTGTCTGAATTAAAAAAATTCGAAGAAGCACAAGAAAGATTCAAAGTTTCAGACGAGGAACCgaagataaataaaaacattGAAACAGCTCTACCTGAAGGCTTCAGTGCTCAAACTGTGAATGCGGAGAGCATGGAAACAGGAAAGGAGGATCTTGCAGGCGGAGCTGACAGGTCCGCTGCATCATTGGATGATGCAATGTCGAAGATCGCGTTACTAGAAGCAGCGGTCAGAGATAAAGATCAAGAAATCGAGTTGTTAAAGAAGAACTGTGAGCAATTTTTAAGCTTCACTCCGATGCATGATGCAGCACATACAGACGCAAATAGAATGGAGGAATCACCTTTTTTCCAGCTAGAATCAACACAGGAAACCCCAAATTTTCTTAAGCAGGAATTAACTCCTAACAATTCCGAAGAATCAGCACATTGTCCGGGGCTGAGAACTTACTCTGGCAATAAGCGTTCGAGGCTAGAATTCTCTGATTGGCAACTTACAAAAGCTAAGACCACTTCATCCTTGCAGAGATGCACAACAACAGAAGGTGATTCAAGTTTCAAGGTGGAAGAATTAGGTGATGAGTTTCAAGATGTTGTTTCTTCAGTTGATTACACAAAATTAACTGTGATGAAACTTCGGCAAGAGCTTCAGGAACATGGTTTCGGTAGCGAATTGAAGAAGTTGAAGCAACCAAGGAAGAAAGACATCCTTTCTCTTTACAGAACACTCATGTTGAAGAAGTGA
- the LOC136229130 gene encoding uncharacterized protein — translation MKFTDSPVIELPIRDKLLSIQQDNGSMHVGTSVWPCSLVLAKFVERWSTAAASSTPNPYSELFDFRSKSRRAIELGTGCGVAAMAFYLLGLTEIVLTDIAPVMPALKHNLKRNKQVLGKMLKTSILYWNNEDQIKAQKPPFDFVIAADVVYIEESVSQLVGAMEALMADDGVVLLGYQVRSPEADKKFWEICREVFLIEKVPHEDLHPDYAYEEADVYIFRKKKT, via the coding sequence ATGAAATTCACAGACTCACCGGTGATAGAGCTCCCGATACGAGATAAGCTTCTCTCCATCCAGCAGGACAATGGCTCCATGCACGTCGGCACCTCCGTCTGGCCTTGCTCTCTGGTCCTCGCCAAATTCGTCGAGCGCTGGTCCACCGCCGCCGCCTCATCTACTCCAAACCCCTACTCGGAACTCTTTGACTTCCGATCCAAGTCGCGCCGTGCAATCGAGCTCGGCACCGGATGTGGAGTAGCCGCCATGGCTTTTTATCTGCTTGGCCTGACCGAAATTGTCCTCACTGACATCGCGCCGGTCATGCCTGCTCTGAAGCACAATTTGAAGCGGAATAAGCAAGTCCTAGGAAAGATGCTGAAAACATCGATTCTCTATTGGAACAATGAGGACCAAATTAAGGCGCAAAAGCCGCCGTTTGATTTTGTGATTGCGGCGGACGTGGTTTATATTGAAGAATCTGTCTCGCAGCTCGTAGGGGCTATGGAAGCGTTGATGGCAGACGACGGTGTTGTTTTGTTAGGGTATCAAGTGAGGTCACCGGAAGCGGATAAGAAATTTTGGGAAATTTGTAGAGAGGTTTTTCTGATTGAGAAGGTTCCACATGAGGATTTGCATCCAGATTACGCTTACGAAGAGGCTGATGTTTATATATTTCGGAAGAAGAAGACATAG